A region from the Sinorhizobium chiapasense genome encodes:
- a CDS encoding response regulator transcription factor: MPWRLGFALVVEISQNLGDSGIAPMAFFAWHRQFHVSALDGRPRVLQQKAKGGTMKSLLVSVVDDDRHFRESMRRLMRSLGYTVETFSSAADFLASPRLPETACLIGDIHMPAMTGLELHRRLVDTGHAIPTILVTAFPIDADRVRALNDGVVCYLRKPVDDEKLKRCVAAVLTIGGTTPGDSRDLTPRQAR; the protein is encoded by the coding sequence ATGCCATGGCGGCTCGGCTTCGCACTCGTCGTCGAAATAAGCCAAAATTTAGGGGACAGCGGCATCGCACCGATGGCATTCTTTGCATGGCATCGGCAATTCCATGTGAGTGCGCTAGACGGGCGCCCGCGCGTGCTCCAGCAAAAAGCCAAAGGCGGCACAATGAAAAGCCTGTTGGTTTCGGTCGTCGACGATGATCGGCACTTTCGCGAGTCCATGCGAAGGCTCATGAGGTCGCTGGGCTACACCGTCGAGACGTTTTCATCGGCGGCCGATTTCCTGGCATCCCCTCGCCTGCCCGAAACGGCCTGCCTCATTGGCGACATCCACATGCCTGCGATGACTGGGCTCGAACTCCACCGGCGCCTTGTTGACACCGGCCATGCGATTCCGACGATCCTCGTGACCGCGTTTCCCATTGATGCTGACCGGGTTCGCGCCCTGAACGACGGGGTTGTCTGTTACCTGCGTAAGCCGGTGGATGACGAGAAACTCAAGCGGTGTGTTGCCGCAGTTCTTACGATAGGCGGAACAACACCTGGAGACAGTCGTGATCTCACGCCGCGCCAGGCAAGGTGA
- a CDS encoding response regulator transcription factor — MSDATSTVLVIDDDPDLRASVGRLLRSLGINVQLFASISEFFTSEAPDCPTCLVLDIRLPGQSGLDLQRELVAANREIPIIFITGHGDIPMSVQAMKRGAIEFLTKPFRDQDLLDAIQLGLTRDRARRENERDLAVLRERFGSLSPREREIVIQVARGRLSKQIAHDIGIAEATVKVHRSRAMQKMKAGSLPELGRMADKLKLVPDAPQRS, encoded by the coding sequence ATGTCTGACGCAACCTCCACCGTGTTGGTCATAGACGACGATCCGGATCTCCGCGCCTCGGTCGGGCGCCTGTTGCGATCGCTCGGCATTAACGTTCAGCTATTTGCCTCCATTTCCGAGTTCTTTACGTCCGAAGCGCCGGACTGCCCGACCTGTCTGGTGCTCGACATCAGGTTGCCGGGCCAAAGCGGCCTCGATCTCCAGCGGGAGCTCGTTGCAGCAAACAGGGAAATCCCGATCATCTTCATAACGGGGCACGGCGACATACCGATGTCCGTGCAGGCTATGAAAAGGGGCGCCATTGAGTTCCTGACAAAGCCGTTCCGCGATCAGGATTTGCTCGACGCCATTCAGCTCGGTCTCACTCGCGATCGTGCAAGGCGCGAAAACGAGAGGGATTTGGCCGTTCTCAGGGAGCGTTTCGGGTCGCTAAGCCCCAGGGAGCGTGAGATTGTGATTCAGGTTGCTCGTGGCCGCTTGAGCAAACAGATTGCCCACGATATCGGCATCGCCGAAGCCACGGTGAAAGTGCATCGCAGCAGGGCGATGCAAAAGATGAAGGCCGGTTCGCTTCCCGAACTCGGCCGGATGGCTGACAAGCTCAAGCTGGTACCCGACGCACCGCAAAGATCCTGA
- a CDS encoding winged helix-turn-helix domain-containing protein → MSQPVKLCLTKILAGLSPAEAREVIMLRSASTALFGPLEQFHLQPGRDTEGAVRGSETEKPFTEKPTDVSFGPFRLFPTQFLLLERDTPVPLGSRALEILIVLLERRGELVSKQDLMARVWPNIFVEPANLTVHMSALRRALRDGHEGNRFIINIPGRGYCFVASVEVAGHKN, encoded by the coding sequence GTGTCCCAACCCGTCAAATTATGCCTCACGAAGATCCTTGCCGGGCTAAGCCCTGCCGAAGCACGTGAGGTTATCATGCTACGATCAGCATCGACGGCACTTTTCGGACCCTTGGAGCAATTCCATCTTCAGCCCGGACGTGACACAGAAGGCGCTGTCCGAGGTTCGGAAACGGAAAAGCCGTTCACCGAGAAACCAACCGACGTTTCATTTGGACCGTTTCGCCTTTTTCCAACCCAGTTTCTTCTACTGGAACGCGACACGCCCGTGCCACTTGGGAGCCGGGCCCTGGAAATCCTGATTGTCTTGCTTGAACGCCGGGGCGAACTGGTCAGCAAGCAAGATTTGATGGCTCGCGTCTGGCCCAATATTTTCGTCGAGCCTGCAAATCTCACGGTCCATATGTCAGCGCTACGCCGCGCACTGCGAGACGGCCACGAAGGCAATCGGTTCATCATCAACATCCCCGGGCGTGGCTATTGCTTCGTCGCCTCAGTCGAGGTGGCGGGACACAAGAACTGA
- a CDS encoding FUSC family protein → MLVATKSRQPSSFAKIPISSWSFAIRVWIATVLALLVSFWLQLEAPSTAALTVAILAEPTRGQALEKAGFRMLATIVGVIASIAITGLFSQTRDLILAAFAVWLGVCVFAAKLLDGNRAYAAVLSGYTVGLIATQQIDYPQNVFEVGMSRGAAITIGILATAAVNDLMFAPNHYPGFVVQLAALHRRVRAYARASLNCDPGSSPIFLQLLRDIVALRPAIASIALDSGSGSVRSAAGRSAVVALVAELQAARIMKVALFDVATRDQKTNIAYNRVDHSGFDERVRAPRADAQLCESGAETETSAWAIKELLRRKDEVRENLLALRSGRGPLRTWRAPLYLPYRTAAESGVRAAIWVAVASAFFVWTGWPATSVSLSFVVLIAALGATTPNPRGFTAMALIGAPIAAVLAGILEFVILDGVDAFPLLAIAMAPFLGGAALLMTSQNLLWSSLGRVNLPFITIFLAPSNPQTYNPQIFLFIFVFILAAAAILLAAQTLIPPVSDHQRRTRLVAAARAELERPRPLKRGSPEEAMFRDASRLEQFISAGGAEDSAALAEMLSCLDQSAMIRFCDAKLTQLADGPLASLAHEARNAIVTHNAEALRAVAGRMREKASSKSSIEADVSTSLLIASELIDRGSRIEHFREASR, encoded by the coding sequence ATGCTGGTTGCGACAAAATCTCGGCAGCCCTCCAGTTTCGCCAAGATACCGATCAGTTCCTGGTCATTCGCTATCCGCGTTTGGATTGCGACGGTTCTGGCGTTACTCGTAAGCTTCTGGCTGCAGCTCGAAGCACCTTCCACGGCGGCGCTGACCGTAGCAATTCTTGCGGAACCAACCCGCGGTCAGGCGTTGGAGAAGGCGGGCTTTCGAATGCTCGCCACTATCGTGGGCGTGATCGCATCAATCGCGATCACCGGGCTCTTCTCCCAGACGAGGGATCTGATCCTCGCTGCATTCGCGGTGTGGTTGGGAGTTTGTGTATTTGCAGCGAAGCTTTTGGACGGCAACCGAGCCTATGCAGCCGTTCTGTCGGGTTATACCGTTGGACTTATTGCGACACAGCAGATCGATTATCCGCAAAATGTATTCGAAGTTGGCATGTCGCGCGGCGCGGCAATCACGATAGGCATTCTTGCGACGGCAGCCGTCAATGACCTGATGTTTGCCCCCAATCATTATCCAGGATTCGTCGTGCAACTCGCTGCACTTCATCGCCGCGTTCGCGCGTATGCGCGCGCATCCTTGAATTGCGACCCGGGCAGTTCGCCGATCTTCCTGCAATTGCTGCGCGATATCGTAGCCTTACGTCCCGCAATCGCCAGTATCGCTCTCGACTCGGGCAGCGGCTCCGTTAGGAGCGCCGCTGGGCGAAGCGCCGTTGTCGCATTGGTCGCAGAGTTGCAGGCCGCACGAATCATGAAAGTAGCTCTATTCGATGTCGCCACGCGCGATCAGAAAACCAATATCGCGTACAATCGGGTCGATCATTCCGGTTTCGATGAGCGCGTGCGAGCGCCGCGCGCCGACGCCCAGCTGTGCGAATCCGGCGCCGAGACCGAAACTTCTGCGTGGGCCATCAAAGAATTGCTGCGGCGAAAGGACGAGGTTCGCGAAAATCTGTTGGCCCTGAGGTCGGGCAGAGGGCCGCTGCGAACCTGGCGCGCGCCTTTGTATCTCCCCTACCGAACTGCTGCTGAAAGTGGTGTTCGCGCTGCAATATGGGTTGCAGTCGCCTCGGCGTTCTTCGTTTGGACCGGGTGGCCGGCGACGAGCGTTTCATTGTCCTTTGTCGTGCTGATAGCGGCGCTAGGGGCCACGACTCCGAACCCGCGCGGCTTCACTGCGATGGCTCTTATTGGTGCGCCCATCGCTGCTGTCTTGGCCGGTATCCTCGAGTTCGTAATTCTCGATGGCGTCGATGCCTTCCCGTTGTTGGCAATCGCGATGGCCCCCTTTTTAGGCGGAGCGGCGCTTCTCATGACGTCGCAGAATCTTCTTTGGTCGTCACTTGGTCGCGTCAATCTGCCTTTCATCACGATCTTCCTCGCGCCAAGCAATCCGCAGACCTACAACCCGCAGATATTTCTCTTCATATTCGTGTTCATTCTCGCAGCAGCGGCGATTCTGCTGGCGGCACAAACGCTCATACCGCCCGTCTCGGATCACCAGCGCAGGACGCGGCTGGTCGCGGCAGCGCGCGCGGAACTAGAGCGGCCGCGGCCCCTGAAACGAGGATCTCCCGAGGAAGCAATGTTTCGAGACGCGTCACGGCTTGAGCAATTTATTTCCGCGGGGGGAGCTGAAGACAGTGCCGCTCTCGCTGAGATGCTCTCCTGTTTGGATCAGTCGGCAATGATACGGTTTTGCGATGCAAAGCTGACACAACTTGCCGATGGGCCTCTCGCTTCTTTGGCTCACGAAGCGCGCAATGCGATCGTCACGCACAACGCAGAGGCACTCCGCGCTGTCGCAGGCAGGATGCGTGAGAAGGCTTCATCAAAGAGCTCGATCGAAGCAGATGTTTCGACCAGTCTCCTCATCGCCAGCGAGCTCATCGATCGCGGCAGCCGAATCGAGCACTTTCGAGAGGCATCCCGATGA
- a CDS encoding DUF1656 domain-containing protein → MRHTFFELVIEGVLVAPFVTYLLAALVVVVFLRPILHLVGFAKIFSHAPMAELSLYVTILCLLMLLF, encoded by the coding sequence ATGAGACACACCTTTTTTGAGCTGGTCATTGAAGGCGTACTAGTTGCGCCGTTTGTAACCTACTTGCTCGCGGCTCTGGTTGTTGTGGTCTTCCTTCGCCCAATCCTTCATCTTGTCGGATTTGCGAAGATCTTTAGCCACGCGCCTATGGCGGAGCTCAGCCTATACGTGACGATTCTTTGTCTCTTGATGCTACTGTTCTAG